From the Opitutia bacterium genome, one window contains:
- the nuoF gene encoding NADH-quinone oxidoreductase subunit NuoF, whose amino-acid sequence MPAPQQRRLIFAHIDEPGYTNDLACYMKHGGYEVLKRAVARQPAELIDEVKKSGLRGRGGAGFPCGVKWTLVDRKSGKPIYLVVNADESEPGTFKDRYIIHQDPHQLIEGIMVSCWANNVKQAYIYIRGEMPLGARILEKAIQEARDANFVGKNILGTGYSCDIFVHRGAGAYICGEETGLIESLEGKRPYPRIKPPYFPAVLGLYQCPTIVNNVETLCHVKHIVDMGGDNYAKIGTPNNTGTRIFCVSGHVQKPGYYEFETGKITMGQLLNEVCGGPLPGRKFKAVIPGGSSAKVLRFGEKFKLKQKDGSFLELAVEDLPLDFDTLAAAGTMGGSGGVIVMDDSVNMVEALGNLNAFYAHESCGQCTPCREGSLWMKKITARMVDGHGRTNDGELLKNVADQIAGRTICAMGEACSWPTQSFVQKFSDEFKAYPEARKAKPADALPIV is encoded by the coding sequence ATGCCCGCTCCGCAACAACGCCGCCTGATTTTCGCTCACATCGACGAGCCCGGCTACACCAACGACCTCGCCTGCTACATGAAGCACGGCGGTTACGAGGTGCTGAAGCGCGCCGTCGCGCGCCAGCCCGCGGAGCTCATCGACGAGGTCAAGAAGTCCGGCCTGCGTGGCCGCGGCGGCGCCGGTTTCCCCTGCGGCGTGAAGTGGACGCTCGTCGACCGCAAGAGCGGCAAGCCCATCTACCTCGTCGTGAACGCCGACGAGTCCGAGCCCGGCACGTTCAAGGACCGCTACATCATCCACCAGGACCCGCACCAGCTGATCGAGGGCATCATGGTCTCCTGCTGGGCGAACAACGTGAAGCAGGCCTACATCTACATTCGCGGCGAGATGCCCCTCGGCGCGCGGATTCTCGAAAAGGCCATCCAGGAAGCGCGCGACGCGAACTTCGTCGGCAAAAACATCCTCGGGACCGGCTACAGCTGCGACATCTTCGTCCACCGCGGCGCCGGCGCCTACATCTGCGGCGAGGAAACCGGCCTCATCGAGTCGCTCGAAGGCAAGCGCCCGTATCCGCGCATCAAGCCCCCGTATTTCCCCGCGGTCCTCGGCCTCTACCAGTGCCCGACGATCGTGAACAACGTCGAGACGCTCTGCCACGTGAAACACATCGTGGACATGGGCGGCGACAACTACGCCAAGATCGGCACGCCCAACAACACCGGCACGCGCATTTTTTGCGTCTCCGGCCACGTGCAGAAACCGGGTTACTACGAATTCGAGACCGGCAAGATCACGATGGGCCAGCTCCTCAATGAGGTCTGCGGTGGCCCGCTGCCCGGGCGCAAGTTCAAGGCCGTCATCCCCGGCGGTTCCTCCGCGAAAGTGCTCCGCTTCGGCGAGAAATTTAAGCTGAAACAGAAGGACGGCTCGTTCCTCGAACTCGCCGTCGAGGATCTCCCGCTCGACTTCGATACGCTCGCCGCCGCCGGCACGATGGGCGGCTCGGGCGGCGTGATCGTGATGGACGACTCCGTCAACATGGTCGAAGCGCTCGGCAATTTGAACGCGTTCTACGCGCACGAGAGCTGCGGCCAGTGCACGCCCTGCCGCGAAGGCTCGCTCTGGATGAAGAAGATCACCGCGCGCATGGTCGACGGCCACGGCCGCACCAACGACGGCGAACTCCTCAAGAACGTCGCCGACCAGATCGCCGGCCGCACCATCTGCGCGATGGGCGAAGCCTGCTCGTGGCCGACCCAGAGCTTCGTCCAGAAGTTCAGCGACGAATTCAAAGCCTATCCCGAAGCGCGCAAGGCCAAGCCCGCCGACGCGCTCCCGATCGTCTAA
- the nuoD gene encoding NADH dehydrogenase (quinone) subunit D, protein MATEHTFPDATAKTAANLPKEFDPEKMSLSMGPSHPSTHGVLRVQFELDGETVTKADPVIGYLHRGDEKLAENMTYNQFVPYTDRLDYIAPLANNHTFAHAVEQLAGLKMPDRVNAIRVLTSEMARVSSHLLGLGAFGIDVGAWTVFMYTFNEREKLYNLFEKLTGARFTTSYTRIGGVSRDIPPGWLEEVDAFCDQFLPILDEVLALLSRNKIFLDRTVGIGVISKEDAMSYGLSGPNLRGSGVAMDLRKDRPYWGYDQYEFDVPIGSKGDCYDRYLVRGEEMKQSIRIIKQVIKKFPAGDYYAPEARRIFAPRKDKVLTSMEELINNFMIVTEGPQMPAGEAYFEHENPKGILGFYVVSKGGGVPYRLRIHGPSFSSLSILPKICVGCLISDVVSILGSLDFVMGECDR, encoded by the coding sequence ATGGCCACCGAGCATACTTTCCCCGACGCCACCGCGAAGACCGCCGCGAATCTCCCCAAGGAGTTCGACCCGGAGAAGATGTCCCTCTCGATGGGACCTTCGCATCCGTCCACTCACGGCGTGCTGCGCGTGCAGTTCGAACTCGACGGCGAGACCGTCACGAAGGCCGATCCGGTCATCGGTTACCTGCACCGCGGCGATGAGAAGCTGGCGGAGAACATGACTTACAACCAGTTCGTGCCCTACACGGACCGGTTGGACTACATCGCGCCGCTCGCGAACAACCACACGTTCGCGCACGCCGTCGAGCAGCTCGCCGGCCTGAAGATGCCGGACCGCGTCAACGCCATCCGCGTGCTCACTTCGGAAATGGCGCGCGTCTCCTCGCACCTCCTCGGCCTCGGCGCCTTCGGCATCGATGTCGGCGCGTGGACGGTGTTCATGTATACCTTCAACGAGCGCGAGAAGCTCTACAACCTGTTCGAGAAGCTCACCGGCGCGCGCTTCACCACCAGCTACACTCGCATCGGCGGCGTTTCGCGCGACATCCCGCCGGGCTGGCTCGAGGAAGTCGACGCGTTCTGCGACCAGTTTCTCCCGATCCTCGACGAGGTGCTCGCTCTGCTCTCGCGCAACAAGATCTTCCTCGATCGCACCGTCGGCATCGGCGTCATTTCGAAGGAGGACGCGATGTCCTACGGCCTCTCCGGCCCGAATCTCCGCGGCTCCGGCGTGGCGATGGACCTCCGCAAGGACCGTCCGTATTGGGGCTACGACCAATACGAGTTCGACGTCCCGATCGGCTCGAAGGGCGATTGTTACGACCGTTACCTCGTCCGCGGCGAGGAGATGAAGCAGTCGATCCGCATCATCAAGCAGGTGATCAAGAAATTCCCCGCCGGCGACTACTACGCGCCCGAGGCGCGCCGCATCTTTGCCCCGCGCAAGGACAAGGTGCTCACCTCGATGGAGGAGCTGATCAACAACTTCATGATCGTGACCGAGGGCCCGCAAATGCCGGCCGGCGAAGCTTATTTCGAGCACGAGAATCCGAAGGGCATCCTCGGCTTCTACGTCGTCTCGAAGGGCGGCGGCGTGCCGTATCGCCTGCGCATTCACGGTCCGTCGTTCTCCAGCCTCTCCATCCTTCCGAAAATTTGCGTCGGCTGCCTGATCTCCGACGTCGTCTCCATCCTCGGCTCGCTCGACTTCGTCATGGGCGAGTGCGACCGCTGA
- a CDS encoding MFS transporter, whose product MSAHSQPSAGDSKVSFRERVGIGLGDGAAIASSGSLNVLVYPIYNVVLGVSPSLISIVVFIQRAFDAITDPLVGQFSDKLRTRWGRRKPLIAMSLPFLLVFSVALWWFPRGLSEMGFFWWLLIVSLLFYTAHTFYSVPVWALRMEATDDYHERTRVAATVQIVAYIGSLGLQWLFPLVQSSIFPDVVTGLRTTTLLWSIFFVIVGLAPLFWVRERILPVDEKKPVKVGWSQSWRILRSNTAFMILLSMRFIWSFCYLVVATFNIYMNIYMVYGGDVKASAMMQGWIGSAFQVAVIGSVFIYRKLAITIGKRNSLCAAGGALIIGCILKLFVYQPSMPWLQVLVPFFNGLSLGGIMLVGNSMLADVAAYDEYVTGQRRAALFAGLLAWCDKFGNSIGTLLSGFILVWIGFDAKILNGVQSTGTLNLMQGLYAGIPCIGAVVAILLALRYPLSKEMVNEVKLELNRRKLEATA is encoded by the coding sequence TTGTCGGCGCACTCCCAACCCTCTGCAGGAGATTCGAAGGTTTCGTTCCGCGAACGTGTCGGCATTGGCCTCGGCGACGGCGCAGCCATCGCGTCCTCGGGGTCGCTTAATGTTTTGGTGTATCCCATCTACAATGTGGTCCTTGGCGTCAGCCCGTCATTGATCAGCATTGTTGTGTTCATTCAGCGGGCGTTCGATGCGATCACGGATCCGTTGGTCGGACAGTTTTCCGATAAGCTTAGAACGAGGTGGGGACGAAGAAAGCCGCTGATAGCGATGTCTCTGCCGTTTCTCCTGGTGTTTAGCGTAGCCCTCTGGTGGTTCCCCAGAGGTTTGAGTGAAATGGGTTTCTTCTGGTGGCTGCTCATCGTATCGCTGCTTTTTTATACCGCGCACACTTTCTACAGCGTGCCTGTGTGGGCCCTGCGAATGGAAGCGACCGACGACTATCACGAGCGAACGCGGGTGGCCGCCACCGTGCAGATCGTTGCTTATATCGGAAGTCTCGGGTTGCAGTGGTTGTTTCCATTGGTGCAGTCCAGCATTTTTCCCGATGTGGTGACCGGCCTTCGCACCACCACGCTCTTGTGGAGTATTTTCTTCGTGATCGTGGGCCTAGCGCCGCTCTTTTGGGTTAGAGAGCGGATCCTTCCGGTCGATGAAAAAAAGCCTGTAAAGGTTGGTTGGTCTCAAAGTTGGCGCATACTCCGTAGCAATACCGCTTTCATGATCCTGCTCTCGATGAGGTTCATCTGGAGCTTTTGCTACCTCGTGGTCGCGACGTTCAACATCTATATGAACATCTATATGGTCTATGGTGGCGATGTGAAGGCATCGGCGATGATGCAGGGTTGGATTGGTTCTGCTTTTCAGGTGGCGGTCATCGGGTCGGTTTTTATTTACCGCAAGCTTGCAATAACAATCGGCAAGAGGAATTCGCTGTGCGCGGCGGGAGGGGCGCTCATTATTGGGTGCATTTTAAAATTGTTCGTCTACCAGCCATCGATGCCTTGGCTGCAGGTTCTCGTCCCATTTTTCAATGGACTGTCGCTCGGAGGCATAATGTTGGTGGGAAATTCAATGCTAGCCGACGTTGCCGCTTACGATGAATATGTTACCGGACAGAGACGCGCGGCGCTGTTCGCGGGTTTGCTCGCGTGGTGCGACAAGTTCGGCAATTCCATCGGCACTCTGCTCTCCGGGTTTATTTTGGTGTGGATCGGATTCGATGCGAAGATCCTGAACGGGGTTCAATCAACCGGCACGTTGAATCTGATGCAGGGGCTGTATGCGGGGATACCCTGTATCGGAGCCGTCGTTGCCATCTTGCTGGCGCTGCGGTATCCTCTAAGCAAGGAGATGGTTAATGAAGTGAAACTCGAACTGAACCGTCGTAAGCTCGAGGCGACCGCGTAG
- a CDS encoding (2Fe-2S)-binding protein — MSSAPAKPADLVTVNIDGKDIAVPKGTNVIEAAKLLGIEIPHYCYHPKLSVVGNCRMCLIEMGMPAVDPATKAPVMDPATGKQKVNWMPRAQIGCATNAAPGLHIRTNTPMVKECREGVTEFLLINHPLDCPICDQAGECKLQEHSTAYGRGYSRFVENKNVKPKRTQLGPRVTLDDERCILCSRCIRFSKEVAKDDVLGFIDRGSYSTLTCYPGKKLENNYSLNTVDICPVGALTSTDFRFKMRVWFLKETPSIDTESSVGANTTVWSREGILYRITPRRNDAVNDTWMTDSGRLLYKQVRSEDRLLVASINGGTSAYEMAMKAAADLLRAGSVAVVGSGRSSVEEQFLTKKLAAALKASVALISRVGKGDGILLSADRNPNVRGALVTGLISALPTVAGLGEPGRPGSATPATTDVRLGGLQQLAADIDAGKVKTVVAVNEDLAAAGLTAAQLAKVSVIYLGSHKNATSAAAKVVLPTLTVFEKSGTFVNQQFRLQKFTKAVPGPEGLADDLVTLANLAAAVGAGALSSDLAGLWATLAAEVPALAGLSYAKIPATGTLLDSAAWAGLPFVEGETLHFKPAAVPAAANA, encoded by the coding sequence ATGTCTTCCGCTCCCGCCAAACCTGCCGACCTCGTCACCGTCAACATCGACGGCAAGGACATCGCCGTGCCGAAGGGCACGAACGTCATCGAGGCTGCCAAGCTCCTCGGCATCGAGATCCCGCATTACTGCTACCACCCAAAGCTGAGCGTCGTCGGCAATTGCCGCATGTGTCTCATCGAAATGGGCATGCCGGCCGTCGATCCCGCCACGAAGGCGCCGGTCATGGACCCGGCCACCGGCAAGCAGAAGGTCAACTGGATGCCGCGCGCCCAAATCGGTTGCGCGACGAACGCCGCGCCCGGCCTGCACATCCGCACCAACACGCCGATGGTGAAGGAGTGCCGCGAGGGCGTGACCGAGTTCCTCCTCATCAATCACCCGCTCGATTGCCCGATCTGCGACCAAGCCGGTGAGTGCAAACTCCAGGAACACTCCACCGCCTACGGCCGCGGCTACTCGCGCTTCGTCGAGAACAAGAACGTGAAACCGAAGCGCACGCAGCTCGGACCGCGCGTCACGCTCGACGACGAGCGCTGCATCCTCTGCTCGCGCTGCATCCGCTTCTCGAAGGAGGTCGCGAAAGACGACGTCCTCGGCTTCATCGACCGCGGCAGCTACAGCACGCTCACGTGCTACCCGGGCAAGAAGCTCGAGAACAACTACTCGCTCAACACCGTCGACATCTGCCCCGTCGGCGCGCTCACCTCGACCGATTTCCGCTTCAAGATGCGCGTGTGGTTTCTCAAGGAAACCCCGAGCATCGACACCGAGTCGTCCGTCGGCGCCAACACGACCGTGTGGTCGCGCGAAGGCATTCTCTACCGCATCACGCCGCGCCGGAACGACGCCGTGAACGACACCTGGATGACCGACTCCGGCCGCCTCCTCTACAAGCAGGTGCGCAGCGAGGACCGCCTCCTCGTCGCCTCCATCAACGGCGGCACCTCCGCCTACGAGATGGCGATGAAAGCCGCCGCCGATCTGCTCCGCGCCGGCTCCGTCGCCGTCGTCGGCTCCGGTCGCAGCTCCGTCGAAGAACAATTCCTCACCAAGAAACTCGCCGCCGCGCTCAAGGCGTCGGTCGCGCTCATCAGCCGGGTGGGGAAGGGTGACGGCATCCTCCTCTCCGCCGACCGCAACCCGAACGTCCGCGGCGCGCTCGTCACCGGCCTCATCTCCGCGCTCCCGACTGTAGCCGGGCTCGGTGAGCCCGGCCGACCGGGGTCAGCGACCCCGGCTACAACGGATGTCCGTCTCGGTGGTTTGCAGCAGCTCGCGGCCGACATTGACGCCGGCAAGGTGAAGACCGTCGTCGCGGTCAACGAAGACCTCGCCGCCGCCGGTCTCACCGCCGCGCAACTCGCGAAGGTCTCCGTGATCTACCTCGGCTCGCACAAGAACGCCACGAGCGCCGCCGCGAAGGTCGTCCTCCCGACGCTCACCGTTTTCGAAAAGTCCGGCACCTTCGTGAACCAGCAGTTCCGTCTGCAGAAGTTCACCAAGGCCGTCCCCGGTCCCGAAGGCCTCGCCGACGATCTCGTCACGCTCGCCAACCTCGCTGCCGCGGTCGGCGCTGGCGCTCTCTCGTCCGATCTCGCCGGCCTCTGGGCCACGCTCGCCGCGGAAGTTCCGGCGCTCGCCGGCCTCAGCTACGCGAAAATCCCCGCCACCGGCACGCTGCTCGACAGCGCCGCGTGGGCTGGTCTGCCCTTCGTCGAAGGCGAGACGCTCCACTTCAAACCCGCCGCCGTCCCCGCGGCCGCCAACGCCTGA
- a CDS encoding NADH-quinone oxidoreductase subunit C, translated as MTAPNADVISAVQAQFPAATPRPSADHPAINVPAADAIAVLRFLRDTQGYDYLTDLTAIDWSAEKSPRFTVVWHLYSSTKHVWVRVAADCLDDANPTMPTTSVLWAGANWHERECFDLMGIKFEGHPDLRRILMWDGYPYHPLRKEFPLAGIPTDLPDAEIAAEVKVGTIAAPMAGGPFVATPGEPMSEAEPRAKDESWNERREKPENA; from the coding sequence ATGACCGCTCCCAACGCCGACGTCATTTCCGCCGTCCAAGCCCAATTTCCGGCCGCCACGCCGCGCCCGAGCGCGGACCATCCCGCGATCAACGTTCCCGCGGCCGACGCGATCGCCGTGTTGCGCTTCCTGCGCGATACGCAGGGCTACGATTACCTGACCGATCTCACGGCCATCGACTGGAGCGCGGAGAAATCCCCGCGGTTCACCGTGGTCTGGCACCTCTATTCCAGCACGAAGCACGTCTGGGTGCGCGTCGCCGCGGATTGCCTCGACGACGCCAATCCCACGATGCCGACGACGTCCGTCCTGTGGGCCGGCGCCAACTGGCACGAGCGCGAGTGCTTCGACCTGATGGGCATCAAGTTCGAGGGCCATCCCGATCTCCGCCGCATCCTGATGTGGGACGGCTATCCTTATCACCCGCTCCGCAAGGAATTCCCGCTCGCCGGCATCCCGACCGATCTCCCCGACGCCGAAATCGCCGCGGAGGTCAAAGTCGGCACGATCGCCGCGCCGATGGCCGGCGGTCCGTTCGTCGCCACGCCCGGCGAGCCCATGAGCGAGGCGGAACCGCGCGCCAAGGACGAGTCCTGGAACGAGCGCCGCGAAAAGCCCGAAAACGCCTAA
- a CDS encoding gamma-glutamylcyclotransferase yields the protein MSNTRPKLFVYGTLRSGGAHEMARYLRANAEFLGAAELPKASLYLVGQHPGVVCSAKAKGSVKGELFELNDESVLGRLDRYEDCDLESPDDSEYLRRQRLVRLGKSRKVRAWVYEYNRSVDGLAPLANGVYRPHRD from the coding sequence ATGAGCAACACCCGCCCCAAGCTTTTCGTCTACGGCACGCTCCGCTCTGGCGGCGCGCACGAGATGGCGCGCTATCTCCGCGCCAACGCCGAATTCCTCGGCGCTGCCGAACTCCCCAAGGCTTCCCTCTACCTCGTCGGCCAGCATCCCGGCGTCGTCTGCAGCGCCAAGGCCAAGGGCAGCGTGAAGGGCGAGCTCTTCGAGCTGAACGACGAGTCCGTGCTCGGCCGCCTCGATCGCTACGAGGATTGCGACCTCGAGTCGCCCGACGACTCCGAATATCTCCGCCGCCAGCGCCTCGTGCGCCTCGGCAAGTCCCGCAAGGTCCGCGCTTGGGTTTACGAATACAACCGCTCCGTCGACGGCCTCGCGCCGCTCGCCAACGGCGTCTATCGCCCGCACCGCGACTGA
- the nuoB gene encoding NADH-quinone oxidoreductase subunit NuoB has protein sequence MVSPNTDLSYDSKIEGNVVPTTLDSAINWIRNNSMWPMPMGLACCAIELMASGGSRFDIARFGAEVMRFSPRQADCMIVAGTVTYKMAPQVRRIYDQMAAPKWVIAMGACASTGGMYRSYATLQGVDRIIPVDVYVSGCPPRPEALLDALMKLQKKVGQERSASRLLTA, from the coding sequence ATGGTTTCTCCCAACACAGACCTGAGTTACGACAGCAAGATCGAGGGCAACGTCGTGCCCACGACGCTGGACTCGGCGATCAACTGGATCCGCAACAATTCCATGTGGCCGATGCCCATGGGCCTGGCGTGCTGCGCCATCGAACTCATGGCGTCGGGCGGCAGCCGGTTCGACATCGCGCGCTTCGGTGCGGAGGTCATGCGCTTTTCCCCTCGTCAGGCCGACTGCATGATCGTGGCCGGCACCGTCACCTACAAGATGGCCCCGCAGGTCCGCCGCATTTACGACCAGATGGCCGCTCCGAAGTGGGTCATCGCCATGGGCGCCTGCGCTTCGACCGGCGGCATGTATCGCAGCTATGCGACGCTGCAGGGCGTGGACCGCATCATCCCCGTCGACGTCTATGTCAGCGGCTGCCCGCCGCGCCCGGAGGCGTTGCTCGACGCGTTGATGAAACTCCAAAAGAAGGTCGGACAAGAGCGTTCGGCCTCCCGTCTGCTTACCGCCTGA
- a CDS encoding NAD(P)H-dependent oxidoreductase subunit E, whose protein sequence is MNLKPETFAKIDEVITHYPVKRSATLPLLHLIQEDAGYISDAAIEWVAAKLELQPINVYEVVTFYPMFRRKPIGRRHIKVCRTLSCAIMGGYKVCERFEKEFDTHRGEISPDGEVTIEFVECLASCGTAPVVMVDDHLHEKVDDAKVKQLADQIRAEAKQRK, encoded by the coding sequence ATGAATCTGAAGCCCGAAACTTTCGCCAAGATCGACGAGGTCATCACCCATTACCCGGTGAAGCGCAGCGCCACGCTGCCGCTGTTGCATCTCATCCAGGAGGACGCCGGCTACATCTCCGACGCGGCCATCGAATGGGTTGCCGCCAAGCTCGAGCTGCAGCCGATCAACGTTTACGAAGTCGTCACCTTCTACCCGATGTTCCGCCGCAAGCCGATCGGCCGGCGCCACATCAAGGTCTGCCGCACGCTCTCCTGCGCCATCATGGGCGGCTACAAGGTCTGCGAGCGCTTCGAGAAGGAATTCGACACGCACCGCGGCGAGATTTCGCCCGACGGCGAAGTCACGATCGAGTTCGTCGAGTGCCTCGCTTCCTGCGGCACGGCGCCCGTCGTGATGGTCGACGACCATCTGCACGAGAAAGTCGACGACGCCAAAGTGAAACAACTCGCGGACCAGATCCGCGCGGAGGCCAAGCAGCGCAAATGA